The following proteins come from a genomic window of Megalobrama amblycephala isolate DHTTF-2021 linkage group LG1, ASM1881202v1, whole genome shotgun sequence:
- the LOC125278351 gene encoding oocyte zinc finger protein XlCOF15-like: MRVHTGEKPFTCDQCGKSFSRKDSLEIHRAFHTREKLFTCDQCDKTFLWASNLKRHMTVHTKEKPHSCSVCGKSFSLLSYLKVHQKTHTGVREYMCFECEKTFITGSDLKLHQRIHTGEKPYKCSHCDKRFSLSSHLKKHERIHTGEKPYKCSQCDKRFSLSSNLKTHERIHTGEKPYKCSQCDKRFSLSSNLKKHEMIHTGEKPYKCSYCDKRFSLSTNLKTHERIHSREKPYTCDQCGICLSFKSHLKSHMKIHTVEKPHHHSLKSQ; the protein is encoded by the coding sequence atgagagttcacactggagagaagccgttcacatgtgatcaatgtgggaagagcttcTCAAGGAAAGATAGTCTTGAGATTCACAGGGCATTTCACACCAGAGAGAAACTGTTCACTTGTGATCAGTGCGACAAAACATTTCTCTGGGCATCAAATCTGAAGAGACACATGACAGTTCATacgaaggagaagccacattcatgttctgtgtgtggaaagagtttttcactgctgtCATATTTAAAAGTGCATCAGAAAACACatactggtgtgagagagtacatgtgctttgagtgtgagaagacttttattaCAGGGAGTGATTTAAAactgcaccagagaattcacactggagaaaaaccttacaagtgttcacactgtgacaagagattcagtctgtcatcacatctgaaaaaacatgagaggatccacactggagagaaaccttacaagtgttcacaatgtgacaagagattcagtttgtcatcaaatctgaaaacacatgagaggatccacactggagagaaaccttacaagtgttcacaatgtgacaagagattcagtttgtcatcaaatctgaaaaaacatgagatgatccacactggagaaaaaccttacaagtgttcatactgtgacaagagattcagtttGTCAACAAATCTAAAAACACATGAAaggatccacagcagagagaagccgtacacatgtgatcaatgtggaatatgtttgagttttaaaagtcacctgaagtcacacatgaagatccatacagtggagaaaccacatcaccacagtctgaAATCACAGTGA
- the LOC125247824 gene encoding transmembrane protease serine 2-like — MKFITAFSVAGVILLSIAGSLCQLDVCGRASLSVRIVGGNNAMEGAWPWQVRIRVRSVLCGGTLITKDWVLSAAKCFKESSDVSDPNTVMYFGRLKQSGSNPHEIIRTASRIITHPNYDSSTFDNDIALVQLNSSVTFSDYIKPVCLAAAGSVFSADTESWVTGWGLLQFEGQYPDTLQEVMIPIVNNSDCDKAYKGGITSNMICAGLLNQGGKDSCQVRHQSFIHSHKFWSSANFTLPTCHRRS; from the exons ATGAAGTTTATCACAGCTTTCAGTGTTGCTGGAGTTATACTTCTCAGCATAGCAG GTTCTCTCTGCCAGTTAGATG TGTGTGGTCGAGCCTCTCTCAGTGTCAGGATTGTTGGAGGGAATAATGCGATGGAAGGAGCCTGGCCGTGGCAAGTCAGGATTCGTGTCCGAAGCGTTTTGTGTGGTGGGACTCTGATCACTAAAGACTGGGTTTTATCTGCAGCTAAGTGCTTCAA GGAGTCTAGTGATGTCAGTGATCCTAACACTGTGATGTACTTCGGGCGTCTGAAACAATCCGGCTCAAACCCTCATGAGATAATCAGGACAGCAAGTCGAATCATCACCCATCCTAACTATGACAGTTCTACTTTTGACAATGACATAGCACTGGTCCAGCTCAACTCTTCTGTAACCTTCTCTGATTACATTAAGCCGGTCTGTCTGGCAGCAGCTGGTAGTGTATTTTCTGCAGATACAGAGAGTTGGGTCACTGGATGGGGCTTGCTACAGTTTGAAG GCCAGTATCCTGATACACTGCAGGAGGTCATGATACCCATTGTGAACAACAGTGACTGTGATAAAGCTTATAAAGGGGGCATCACAAGCAATATGATTTGTGCTGGACTGTTAAATCAGGGAGGAAAGGATTCATGTCAGGTAAGACatcagtcattcattcattctcacAAATTCTGGTCATCTGCAAACTTTACTCTACCAACCTGCCACCGCCGATCATGA
- the LOC125248108 gene encoding circumsporozoite protein-like, translated as MVSKKDSLWIQSGIVSFGTGCAEPEFPGVYTRVSQYQNWIESYMGSNPPGFVEFNTDVQQSPPTTNPSPTPTTNPSPTPTTSPSATPTTNPSPTPTTNPSPTPTTNPSPTPTTSPSATPTTNPSPTPTTSPSATPTTNPSPTPTTNPSPTPTKTPTLTSNSNFRSAPNSLLFSLSLTFSIIPFTFYSLYLSS; from the coding sequence ATGGTCAGTAAGAAAGACTCCCTGTGGATTCAGTCCGGCATTGTGAGTTTTGGTACAGGATGTGCTGAACCCGAATTTCCCGGTGTGTACACCAGAGTCTCTCAGTACCAGAACTGGATCGAATCTTACATGGGCAGCAACCCACCTGGATTTGTTGAATTCAACACTGATGTTCAGCAGTCACCTCCAACTACAAATCCAAGCCCAACTCCAACTACAAATCCAAGCCCAACTCCAACTACAAGTCCAAGCGCAACTCCAACTACAAATCCAAGCCCAACTCCAACTACAAATCCAAGCCCAACTCCAACTACAAATCCAAGCCCAACTCCAACTACAAGTCCAAGCGCAACTCCAACTACAAATCCAAGCCCAACTCCAACTACAAGTCCAAGCGCAACTCCAACTACAAATCCAAGCCCAACTCCAACTACAAATCCAAGCCCAACTCCAACTAAAACTCCAACTCTAACATCCAACTCCAACTTCAGAAGTGCACCCAACTCCCTCTTATTTTCCCTTTCTCTCACGTTCTCCATCATTCCTTTCACCTTCTATTCCCTCTATCTCTCTTCCTAA